One genomic window of Gemmatimonadaceae bacterium includes the following:
- a CDS encoding glycosyltransferase — MHVEATRHLIISRELPPAPYPAGGIGTYVANMSRLLAEAGDIVHVIGQQWDGAPRAKEISSDGRLVIHRVPMELPIAYGGRSTTADEVAALLISPMAAQAWGLNVAMFAEALIEDQQIDVIEAQEWEAPLYHFLLRRALGLGPDRKPPCIVHMHSPSEMVWRHNDWSQS; from the coding sequence CTGCACGTTGAAGCGACGCGTCATCTCATCATCTCGCGAGAACTTCCGCCGGCGCCGTATCCCGCGGGTGGCATCGGAACCTACGTGGCCAACATGTCCCGACTGCTGGCGGAGGCGGGTGACATTGTTCATGTGATCGGCCAGCAGTGGGACGGAGCACCGCGCGCGAAGGAAATTTCCTCTGACGGTCGTTTGGTGATCCATCGCGTGCCCATGGAGTTGCCTATTGCGTACGGCGGCCGATCGACGACGGCAGATGAGGTGGCCGCGTTGCTCATCAGTCCCATGGCCGCACAGGCATGGGGACTCAATGTCGCCATGTTCGCCGAGGCGCTGATCGAGGATCAGCAGATTGACGTGATCGAGGCGCAGGAGTGGGAAGCGCCGCTGTATCATTTCTTGCTGCGACGTGCCCTCGGACTCGGTCCCGACCGGAAGCCTCCGTGCATCGTGCACATGCATTCACCATCAGAAATGGTCTGGCGGCACAACGATTGGAGCCAATCGAA